A single Thermoleophilia bacterium DNA region contains:
- a CDS encoding histidine kinase N-terminal 7TM domain-containing protein, whose product MSPETALYVAPLFVSLAVLGGLLVITWFSRSDPIAPWFAATLLAILIWTFGYIFEIASPDLGAKVSWANFQFVGVVTLPVVWLEVVRRFAGLKPLPRAVHFAVVAYVVLSIAVIATNPGGAYRGTPSLDTSVTPSMLIPDYGWYWAGVIMPGIYVLFCAIVVILVRAAVRETSSARRLQYVLLVLAGVLPLLAGTLFIFGITPAHGFNPTTAIISVSGAIMAYVLFRYRLWDIAPIARWSVVEGLSDGVIVLDVQDRVVDFNPPARRLFPDLDMAVVGRPIAEVLAFHPGILRSISEVPAGESVKESVLADLSMSVLGDAAERADGLEIRHFTLTLTDVRSRTGRLLGRSLLLHDMTENHELRQQVERLSTTDRLTEFLTRGAFLEAAENELARARRQGFSIWVICLDLDHFGLVNDVFGATLGDDVLRAAARVCRRTTRSFDVVGRYGATFVILMPHASCEEAERTAEKLRQAVESFLIYRDDQAVTVTASVGWAGTECVRGEHLNDLLEPAQQALRQAHEEGGNRVVASGMGCQDELRL is encoded by the coding sequence GTGAGTCCCGAGACGGCTCTCTACGTCGCTCCGTTGTTCGTCTCGCTGGCGGTTCTCGGCGGTCTTCTCGTCATCACGTGGTTCAGCCGCTCGGATCCTATTGCGCCGTGGTTCGCGGCAACGCTGCTCGCCATCCTGATCTGGACGTTCGGCTACATCTTCGAGATCGCGAGCCCCGACCTGGGGGCAAAGGTCTCGTGGGCCAACTTCCAGTTCGTCGGTGTCGTCACGCTGCCGGTGGTGTGGCTTGAGGTCGTTCGTCGCTTTGCCGGACTGAAGCCCCTTCCGCGCGCGGTGCACTTTGCCGTCGTCGCCTACGTCGTGCTCTCCATTGCCGTCATCGCGACCAATCCGGGTGGCGCCTACCGAGGCACTCCGAGTCTCGACACCTCGGTCACTCCGTCGATGCTCATCCCGGACTACGGTTGGTACTGGGCCGGAGTCATCATGCCCGGGATCTACGTGCTCTTCTGCGCCATCGTCGTCATCCTGGTGCGTGCCGCGGTGCGCGAGACGTCCTCTGCGCGCCGCCTGCAGTACGTGCTCCTCGTCCTCGCTGGCGTCCTGCCGCTCCTTGCGGGAACGCTCTTCATCTTCGGGATCACGCCGGCTCACGGGTTCAACCCGACGACGGCGATCATCAGCGTCTCCGGCGCCATCATGGCGTATGTGCTCTTCCGCTACCGTCTATGGGACATTGCCCCCATCGCGCGCTGGAGCGTCGTCGAGGGCCTCAGCGATGGCGTCATCGTCCTCGATGTGCAAGACCGGGTTGTGGACTTCAATCCGCCGGCTCGGCGGCTCTTTCCGGACCTCGATATGGCCGTTGTAGGGCGCCCCATCGCGGAGGTCCTCGCCTTTCACCCCGGGATCCTGCGCAGCATCAGCGAGGTGCCGGCGGGCGAGTCGGTGAAGGAGAGCGTGCTCGCCGATCTCTCGATGTCGGTCCTCGGTGACGCCGCGGAGCGGGCCGATGGTCTCGAGATCCGTCACTTCACGCTCACGCTAACCGACGTACGTAGCCGCACCGGACGCCTGCTGGGCCGCTCGCTCCTCCTGCACGACATGACCGAGAACCATGAGCTTCGCCAGCAAGTGGAACGACTTTCCACCACCGATCGCCTCACCGAGTTTCTTACTCGGGGCGCCTTTCTCGAGGCGGCCGAGAACGAGCTTGCGCGCGCACGCCGGCAGGGGTTTTCCATTTGGGTCATCTGCCTCGATCTCGACCACTTCGGCTTGGTCAACGACGTCTTCGGAGCGACTCTCGGCGACGACGTGCTGCGCGCCGCGGCGCGGGTCTGCCGGCGCACAACACGCTCGTTCGACGTGGTCGGTCGTTACGGTGCCACGTTTGTGATCCTCATGCCACACGCCTCTTGTGAGGAGGCGGAGCGCACTGCGGAGAAGCTGCGCCAAGCTGTGGAGAGCTTCCTGATCTACAGGGACGATCAGGCGGTGACGGTGACCGCAAGCGTGGGGTGGGCCGGCACCGAGTGTGTCCGCGGCGAGCACCTCAACGATCTGCTCGAACCTGCTCAGCAGGCGCTACGGCAGGCGCACGAAGAGGGGGGCAATCGCGTCGTTGCCAGCGGCATGGGCTGCCAGGACGAACTACGCTTGTAG
- a CDS encoding HD domain-containing protein, whose amino-acid sequence MRITTCLLDLSRCVTDAADLVSPAVVDHHRRTAYLTEQIGRAMGLDADILGRAVLAAALHDIGAFSLGERLRALDFDRHLLEHAESGYRLLREFDPFAEVAPIVQHHHLDWEFGRGAEYESEPVPREAALVYLADRVAVLFRVGRDPLAQRTAIVCAIRAAEGERFHPEVVAAFVAVARSDSFWFGLAEGVTPLEPGHGCDLPVGAAMEIDAEAFASMLAHIVDFRSHFTATHSCATAAVTDVLAGQLGVSPATRHELRVAGLLHDLGKLGVPKEILEKPGPLTVTERQVVDAHSYHSGRILRTIPELLRVADWVTHHHERMDGSGYPDRLAAADLGLETRVIAVADIFTALTEDRPYREGLDRRGVLRAMNEMVVQGHIDPVVVDVLGDVVEDVSCAVDSAQEMALAARDAVLATPVC is encoded by the coding sequence TTGAGAATCACAACCTGCTTGCTCGATCTGAGTCGCTGTGTCACCGACGCAGCGGACCTCGTGAGCCCCGCCGTCGTCGACCACCACCGCCGCACGGCGTACTTGACCGAGCAGATCGGACGGGCCATGGGCCTCGATGCCGACATCCTGGGGCGGGCAGTGCTCGCCGCGGCACTGCACGACATCGGCGCCTTCTCGCTCGGCGAGCGGCTACGTGCGCTGGACTTCGATCGCCACCTCCTCGAGCACGCCGAGTCGGGGTACAGACTCTTGCGCGAGTTCGACCCGTTTGCCGAGGTCGCGCCGATTGTTCAGCATCATCACCTCGACTGGGAGTTCGGCCGCGGTGCTGAGTACGAAAGCGAGCCAGTGCCGCGCGAAGCGGCACTCGTCTATCTCGCGGATCGTGTCGCCGTGCTGTTCCGCGTGGGGCGGGATCCGCTGGCGCAGCGCACCGCTATCGTCTGTGCGATTCGTGCCGCCGAGGGCGAGCGTTTTCACCCCGAGGTCGTGGCTGCCTTCGTCGCGGTAGCGCGCAGCGATTCATTCTGGTTCGGTCTCGCCGAGGGCGTCACTCCGCTGGAGCCGGGCCATGGGTGCGACTTGCCCGTCGGTGCTGCGATGGAGATCGACGCGGAGGCTTTCGCAAGCATGCTCGCCCATATCGTCGACTTCCGCAGCCACTTCACGGCGACACATTCGTGTGCTACGGCGGCCGTGACCGACGTCCTCGCCGGGCAGCTCGGGGTGTCGCCGGCGACGCGTCACGAGCTGCGGGTCGCCGGTTTGCTGCACGATCTCGGGAAACTGGGCGTGCCCAAGGAGATCCTTGAGAAGCCGGGACCACTTACTGTCACCGAGCGGCAGGTCGTCGACGCACACTCGTACCACAGCGGTCGCATCCTGCGCACGATTCCCGAGTTGCTGAGAGTTGCGGATTGGGTCACTCACCATCACGAGCGAATGGATGGCAGCGGCTACCCGGACAGATTGGCGGCCGCGGACCTGGGCTTGGAGACGCGCGTCATCGCCGTGGCCGACATCTTCACGGCTCTGACCGAAGATCGTCCGTACCGCGAGGGTCTGGATCGGCGCGGCGTCTTGCGCGCTATGAACGAGATGGTCGTTCAGGGTCACATCGATCCAGTGGTCGTCGACGTTCTTGGCGACGTCGTGGAAGATGTGAGCTGCGCGGTCGACTCGGCCCAGGAGATGGCGCTGGCTGCGCGCGACGCCGTGTTGGCGACACCAGTGTGCTGA
- a CDS encoding VOC family protein: MAVYARIAPCLWFDGQAEEAARLYTSIFPNSRLTAVTRYSEAGQEYHRRRPGSVMVVEFELDGQRFTALNGGPLFTFSEAISLMIFCETQDEIDHYWEKLGADGDPAAQQCGWLKDRFGVSWQVVPAALDRMMTDSDADRVARVTTAMMPMKKLDIAALERAFAGE, from the coding sequence GTGGCTGTCTACGCAAGAATCGCTCCCTGTCTTTGGTTCGACGGCCAGGCTGAAGAAGCGGCCCGGCTCTACACAAGCATCTTCCCGAATTCGCGCCTTACCGCCGTGACGCGCTACAGCGAGGCGGGCCAGGAATACCACAGGAGACGGCCGGGATCGGTGATGGTGGTCGAGTTCGAGCTCGACGGGCAGCGGTTCACGGCTCTCAACGGCGGGCCGTTGTTCACCTTCAGTGAGGCGATCTCGCTGATGATCTTCTGCGAGACTCAGGACGAGATCGACCACTACTGGGAGAAGCTCGGCGCGGATGGCGACCCGGCGGCTCAGCAGTGCGGATGGCTCAAGGACAGGTTCGGCGTCTCTTGGCAGGTTGTGCCGGCCGCGCTCGATCGCATGATGACCGATTCCGACGCCGACAGAGTGGCGAGAGTGACCACGGCCATGATGCCGATGAAGAAGCTCGACATCGCCGCGCTTGAACGTGCCTTTGCGGGTGAGTGA
- a CDS encoding amidase — protein sequence MAGRFTGAHRGGRKPRKMLLVNSPDIRLWERSATELAALIAAREVSSREVVAAHLARIDEVNGRINALTVVLRQEALAAADAADRGVSSSALRADLGPFHGVPITVKENLDCKGTPTTHGIPALRDSLPWRDAPVVERMKAAGAIVIGRTNLSEYGLRLDTANPLRGRTRNPWNPGVTPGGSSGGDAAALATGMTPFGLGNDLAGSVRNPAYCCGIAALKPTVGRIPRAGSIPPLDFGFALQAMAVEGPMARSVADLRVGLATLAGRHVRDPRSVDAPLEGPPPAVPRAALVLSIPGVELPAATQGAIQRAGQLLARAGWEVELAEPPELDLVNDTWLDLALIDFAEMLPGLSMVVSPPVYRHMIRLCALAEGREVDNSALHARRSSLMRLWSEFLVRYPVVVGPTWTQLPWPVDADLDPETGVALTLATTRFILPANVLGLPAVALPMAVADGQPTGVQFYADLWREDLCLLAAETVESGVERCVPIDPVWT from the coding sequence GTGGCCGGCCGATTCACCGGCGCTCACCGGGGCGGCCGCAAGCCGCGTAAGATGCTCCTTGTGAACTCACCCGACATTAGGCTCTGGGAGCGCTCGGCAACCGAGTTGGCGGCGTTGATCGCGGCGCGCGAGGTCTCGAGCCGCGAGGTGGTTGCGGCTCATCTCGCGCGTATCGACGAGGTCAACGGCCGCATCAATGCGCTCACCGTTGTGCTGCGCCAGGAGGCGCTTGCCGCGGCCGACGCCGCCGACCGCGGCGTGTCCTCGAGCGCACTCCGTGCGGATCTCGGGCCCTTCCACGGCGTGCCCATCACGGTCAAAGAGAACCTTGACTGCAAGGGCACGCCGACGACGCACGGCATTCCCGCGCTCCGCGACTCGTTGCCTTGGCGCGACGCCCCTGTTGTGGAGCGCATGAAGGCTGCGGGGGCGATCGTCATTGGGCGCACGAACCTCTCCGAGTACGGGTTGCGTCTCGATACCGCCAATCCGTTGCGGGGACGCACGCGCAACCCGTGGAACCCGGGTGTGACGCCCGGCGGCTCGAGCGGCGGCGATGCCGCCGCGCTGGCGACCGGCATGACGCCATTCGGGCTCGGTAACGATCTCGCCGGTTCAGTGCGCAATCCGGCTTACTGCTGCGGCATCGCGGCGCTCAAGCCGACGGTGGGCCGCATCCCGCGTGCGGGATCCATTCCGCCGCTCGACTTTGGCTTTGCCCTGCAGGCGATGGCCGTGGAAGGGCCGATGGCCAGATCGGTCGCCGATTTGCGGGTTGGTCTGGCAACGCTTGCAGGGCGGCACGTGCGCGACCCTCGCTCAGTCGACGCGCCGCTCGAAGGACCGCCTCCGGCGGTGCCGCGAGCGGCTCTTGTCCTCTCTATTCCCGGCGTCGAGCTGCCGGCCGCGACTCAGGGTGCCATTCAGCGCGCCGGGCAGCTTCTGGCGCGCGCCGGCTGGGAGGTCGAGCTGGCGGAGCCCCCGGAGCTCGACCTCGTCAACGACACGTGGCTTGATCTTGCCCTGATCGATTTCGCGGAGATGCTGCCCGGTCTGAGTATGGTCGTTTCGCCCCCCGTGTACCGACACATGATCAGACTGTGTGCGCTGGCCGAAGGGCGAGAGGTGGACAACAGCGCGCTGCATGCGCGGCGTTCCTCGCTGATGCGTCTGTGGTCGGAGTTCCTCGTGCGCTACCCGGTTGTCGTTGGCCCCACGTGGACTCAGCTCCCCTGGCCGGTGGACGCCGATCTCGATCCGGAGACGGGAGTCGCGTTGACGCTCGCGACGACGCGATTCATTCTGCCGGCCAACGTCTTGGGCCTGCCGGCCGTCGCGCTGCCCATGGCCGTCGCCGACGGTCAGCCGACGGGTGTGCAGTTCTACGCCGATCTGTGGCGTGAGGACCTCTGTCTTCTCGCTGCGGAGACAGTTGAGTCCGGCGTGGAGCGCTGTGTGCCGATTGACCCTGTCTGGACGTAG
- a CDS encoding phenylacetate--CoA ligase produces the protein MTSQDQLAAISRLLSGLCTRSPFYARKFAGIDLSAVTSWERFRELPFTEKSDLRAAYTLGLAAVAEQDIVRIHSSSGTTGVPIIIPYTAQDVTDWAVMFRRCYEMAGVTPLDRVHVTPGYGLWTAGIGFQAGAELLGAMVIPMGPGNTDKQIQMMIDLESTVLCATSSYALLLAEEIERRGVRERIHLTKGVIGSERWGEKMRRRIAAELGVRLYDIYGLTEIYGPGIGMSCDYECGMHYWDDYLYFEIVDQHTGAPVAEGEVGELVITTLRKQGAPLVRYRTHDLTRFVPGACACGSPHPRIDTILGRTDDMVKVKGVNIFPGQIDDLLKDVEGASSEYQVMIDHLEGKDVLTLFFEMAPGAHKEGIEADVRRRFKERIGLTIVPMAVAIGEMPRSEKKSTRIFDNRY, from the coding sequence GTGACCAGCCAAGACCAGCTCGCCGCCATCTCGCGGCTCCTCTCCGGCCTCTGCACGCGCAGTCCCTTCTACGCGCGCAAGTTCGCCGGCATCGATCTCAGCGCCGTGACGTCGTGGGAGCGGTTTCGCGAGCTGCCTTTCACGGAGAAGAGCGACTTGCGTGCCGCGTACACGCTGGGTTTGGCGGCCGTCGCGGAACAGGACATCGTCCGCATTCACTCGTCGTCGGGCACAACCGGCGTCCCCATCATCATCCCGTACACCGCCCAGGACGTGACCGACTGGGCGGTGATGTTCAGACGCTGCTACGAGATGGCCGGTGTTACGCCGCTCGACCGCGTGCACGTGACGCCCGGCTACGGACTCTGGACCGCGGGCATCGGTTTTCAAGCGGGCGCCGAGCTGCTGGGTGCCATGGTCATCCCGATGGGGCCGGGCAACACCGACAAGCAGATCCAGATGATGATCGATCTCGAGAGCACGGTCCTCTGCGCGACCTCGTCGTACGCGCTCCTTCTGGCTGAGGAAATAGAGCGCCGCGGGGTCAGAGAGAGGATCCACTTGACCAAAGGCGTCATCGGTTCCGAGCGATGGGGCGAGAAGATGCGGCGTCGCATCGCCGCCGAACTCGGCGTGCGCCTTTACGACATCTACGGGCTCACCGAGATCTACGGGCCCGGCATCGGCATGAGCTGCGACTACGAGTGCGGCATGCACTACTGGGACGACTATCTCTACTTCGAGATCGTCGACCAGCATACAGGTGCGCCCGTGGCGGAGGGTGAGGTTGGCGAGCTCGTCATCACTACCCTCCGCAAGCAAGGCGCCCCGCTCGTCCGCTACCGCACTCACGATCTCACGCGCTTCGTGCCTGGCGCGTGCGCCTGCGGCTCACCGCACCCGCGCATCGACACCATCCTCGGGCGCACCGACGACATGGTCAAGGTGAAGGGTGTCAACATCTTTCCTGGCCAGATCGACGATCTGCTCAAGGATGTCGAGGGTGCCAGCAGCGAGTACCAGGTCATGATCGATCACCTTGAGGGCAAGGACGTGCTGACACTCTTCTTCGAAATGGCGCCGGGAGCCCACAAGGAGGGTATCGAGGCCGACGTGCGGCGGCGCTTCAAGGAGCGCATCGGACTCACGATCGTGCCGATGGCGGTCGCGATCGGCGAGATGCCGCGGAGCGAGAAGAAGTCGACCCGCATCTTCGACAACCGCTATTGA
- a CDS encoding 2-oxoacid:acceptor oxidoreductase family protein — protein sequence MSERKPGEVEDRAGINLIFAGVGGQGIVLASRLVAQTALRTGQMVRTAETIGMAQRGGSVLSHMRIGAGVASPMLPLRSAGAIVGFEPAEAVRCLPYLATDGVVVVSRRAIPPVTSSLAATGYDGSAMLACLRRRARRVIAVDGDAVCTAAGSPKVLNVALLGAAAAAGALGVTRDALEATIAATLPEKLVAMNLKALAVGARYALEEEQP from the coding sequence GTGAGCGAGCGCAAGCCGGGGGAGGTTGAGGATCGCGCCGGGATCAACCTCATCTTCGCCGGTGTCGGCGGCCAAGGCATCGTACTTGCCTCGCGGCTCGTTGCGCAGACGGCGCTGCGTACGGGTCAGATGGTGCGCACCGCCGAGACGATCGGCATGGCGCAGCGCGGCGGCTCCGTGTTGAGCCACATGCGCATCGGTGCCGGTGTCGCCTCTCCAATGCTGCCGTTGCGTTCGGCCGGCGCCATCGTCGGGTTCGAGCCGGCCGAGGCCGTCCGTTGCTTGCCGTATCTGGCGACAGATGGCGTCGTGGTCGTCAGCCGGCGGGCGATCCCGCCCGTAACGAGCTCGTTGGCTGCGACCGGCTACGATGGCAGCGCGATGCTTGCCTGTCTGCGGCGGCGCGCCCGCCGCGTGATCGCCGTGGATGGCGACGCCGTCTGTACCGCCGCCGGTTCGCCCAAGGTGCTGAACGTCGCCCTGCTTGGCGCCGCCGCCGCCGCCGGCGCGCTCGGCGTCACGCGCGACGCCTTGGAAGCAACGATCGCGGCGACGCTCCCCGAGAAGCTCGTCGCCATGAACCTGAAGGCGCTGGCCGTCGGCGCCCGCTACGCCCTCGAGGAGGAGCAGCCGTGA